The following proteins come from a genomic window of Populus alba chromosome 12, ASM523922v2, whole genome shotgun sequence:
- the LOC118046309 gene encoding uncharacterized protein, which produces MKKSVHSRLFRPLSDPHPHPPRRRCPLHHQPPLPSCCTLQHHQQYRQFPQSPDLQPILLVSRCRRALVSAAAAASLSQDVLAKEPPLAELVPKEVVLYQYEACPFCNKVKGLVFKVPILVVDGEQLVDSSAIIDKLTNKIHGKEIVESASDKDDDEEIKWRRWVDNHLVHVLSPNIYRNTSEALESFDYITSNGNFSFTEKITVKYAGAAAMYFVSKKLKKKYNITDERAALYEAAETWVDALNGREFLGGSKPNLADLAVFGVLRPIRYLRSGRDMVEQTRIGDWYTRMENAVGKSARIKA; this is translated from the exons ATGAAGAAG AGCGTCCACTCTCGCCTCTTCCGTCCTCTCTCGGACCCTCACCCCCACCCTCCACGAAGGCGGTGCCCTCTCCACCATCAACCACCGCTTCCTTCTTGTTGCACTCTACAGCACCACCAGCAATACCGGCAGTTCCCACAGTCGCCGGATCTTCAACCCATTCTCCTCGTCTCTCGGTGTCGCCGGGCCTTAGTCTCCGCCGCTGCCGCTGCATCTCTCTCTCAAGACGTCCTCGCCAAGGAGCCACCACTGGCCGAGCTCGTGCCTAAGGAAGTTGTTCTTTATCAGTACGAGGCCTGTCCTTTTTGCAATAAAGTTAAAGGTCTCGTCTTT AAGGTTCCTATATTGGTGGTGGATGGAGAACAGCTTGTCGActcttcag CCATCATTGATAAGTTGACAAACAAGATACATGGTAAGGAAATTGTAGAATCTGCTTCTGATAAGGATGATGATGAAGAGATAAAGTGGCGGAG GTGGGTTGACAATCACTTGGTACATGTCTTGTCTCCAAACATATATCGCAATACTTCTGAGGCTCTTGAATCCTTCGACTATATCACAAGCAATG GTAATTTTAGCTTTACAGAGAAAATCACCGTCAAGTATGCTGGAGCTGCTGCAATGTATTTTGTgtcaaagaaattgaagaagaaatataACATTACTGATGAACGTGCTGCCCTGTATGAAGCTGCGGAAACATGGGTGGATGCTCTGAATGGCCGAGAGTTTCTTG GGGGGTCAAAGCCTAATTTAGCTGACCTTGCTGTTTTTGGGGTGTTGAGACCCATCCGCTATCTGAGGTCTGGTAGAGATATGGTGGAGCAAACTCGAATAGGAGATTGGTATACAAGAATGGAGAACGCTGTGGGGAAATCCGCAAGGATAAAGGCTTAG